AACATGGCAAGCTCATGGAAGAATGATAAGTTAGATTTTATTTTGAGCAAGCACAGAGTGCTTAGCTTGAAAAGCTTCTGGGTTGAGAGGAGCGATAGAAGATTTAGTATATCTGCGGTATTGGATGAATGGATTAATTCTATAAATTTTATAATTGCGTTTATTACAATCTGCCTATTTACGATTTACATCGGCTCATCCATTAGTGAATTGTCGAACATTAGTGATTTGTCGAATACGATTGGTTATAAATTTGAAAAATTATTTATTTATTCCCTTTTTGTGAATTTTTCTTTAACATTCTTACATATATTGTGGATCCTCTTCCAATTTAGGTGGAATTGGGTACCGACATCACGTTTAGTTCGAAAAAGAGCCGTTGCGGAAGCCGCAGCGGCGGGTTCCGAGTTGGCTCATCTTGAGGTGAACAAGGAGGGACCAATGAAAGATTCATTATTAGTGCAGCAGCCGTTGTCTGATGAAGAATACGATCGATACCTTGCTGATCCAGCTTTTCAGAAGGCCGTTGCGCAAATGGTAAATGATCGGCTAAAAAATGCTGCGGATGTCGATCCCTATGATCAGGGACCAACAGACGAAGAAGTGCTCGTGGAGTTTTTGGCGAGTAAAAGATTATATCAGCGGGGAAACTAGTCCCCGCTTTTTGCTGCGGCCGGCCATTATGTTGATTTTATGTTATCATGGAACTTCGTTATGTCGTGCACGACATATTATCGAACACGGATTCAGGCCGTCACCCGCTAGAAGAAATTGGTTAGGCACTGGGAACTATTTTTTTCAGGAAGCATATGACCTTAGCCAAGAGTGGTCTGAATCGGTTTGTAGACGATTGCGTATTAATCATAAAGAGGATGGTGAACCTGACGGATATACGAATGCTGTAATCAGGGCTACTATTGATATTAAATATGGCATTGATTTAATACAAAATACTCATTGGAAATTGCTTCGGAAAATTTACGAGGCGCATGAGCCAGCCTTGAGGTCCTTGCGGCAAAACGGAGTAGATACACTGGTTCGGCCTATGCGGTCAGATGAGCTTAAACTAGACTTAAGCCACCCACTAGACCACCGTCTTGTCGATTTACTAGTTGCAACTGAACGTAAGCTGCGAGAAATTCGAAATTTACCTGCCCCAACTTTAGTTAGGTCCGCATTTATTGAGGGAAGCCCATTACATCGTAGCTCTTGGATATTTGATAAATCAGCGGTAATTGTTTCAGTTGTAGATCAGAGTTGCATCAAGGATATGGAAATTATTTCTTCTGGATATCGGAGTTAGATTCTTATATCTCCGTTGAACTGCGCTTAGCTCACCCTCCGATGAGGATGAGCTCACGCTCGATTTCCACGATATCGCCATTCAGCACCATATCCCGTCCCATGCGCTCGTAATCGATGTAGTATTCGAGCTGCTGCGGCAGCTCGTAACAATCGGCCACCAGCTCGGCGGCATAGTCTGCCGCACTATCGCGATACAGCCAGTAGTCATCCCATTGCCCGGCGATCTCGCCAACGGCGACACCGAGCCCAGCCAGATGGCAGGCGATAACATACCGGTCATCCACGTCATCGATCTCGTCAACGAGCTCGAACCAGTCTGCCAGACTGGCCTGACTGACGCTCAACGCGTTGAACAGCTCGGCATAGTCACCATCAATGTACTGCAGCTCGAACTCTTCGACAGGGAAGCCAAAGCGATCGACGGCTTTGGCAGCCTTGTCCTGATAGTCAGCCAGATCGGTGAAGTAGAACCCGACGGCATCGATGTTGTAAGGCTGGGCGAAGTACACGGACTCCGCCCCCATTCCCAGGCTAACGGTGTTCATACGTCCGCCTCCTTGGCCTTGATCTTGCGCACAACCGTGCGGCCTTCAACCAGCGGCGTGTAGTTGATGATCAGGTTCATGCCGTCGCCGTCCTGATGCCGCCAGCCGATCCCGATCTTGGTCCAGCGTGCCTTGTCCTTTTCACCCACGACGTGGAAGACTTCGTGGGACGGGATTTTCGGTGTGTATTGTTTTGCCATTGGTGCATTTCCTCTGT
This window of the Martelella lutilitoris genome carries:
- a CDS encoding antirestriction protein ArdA, with translation MNTVSLGMGAESVYFAQPYNIDAVGFYFTDLADYQDKAAKAVDRFGFPVEEFELQYIDGDYAELFNALSVSQASLADWFELVDEIDDVDDRYVIACHLAGLGVAVGEIAGQWDDYWLYRDSAADYAAELVADCYELPQQLEYYIDYERMGRDMVLNGDIVEIERELILIGG